From a single Pseudomonas triticicola genomic region:
- a CDS encoding AraC family transcriptional regulator, protein MRNISINQLDDTPRTVVAIGTDYSHGYLLPFHTHRRGQLLYGATGVMQVSTRNGNWVVPPQRAVWIPPGVAHEVLMLGVSTRSVYVEPGNVDLGPDCQVLNVSPLLRHLLMEAVDVPLMYDQAGRDGVLINLLLHELARSAPLALHIPMPAEGKLLSLCQTFLNMPNAHQSPQDWADQLHISLRTFNRLFRQQTGLSFRQWRQQACVVRALARLATGEAVTRIALDFGYESPAAFSTMFRRVLGQAPSVWLEPTN, encoded by the coding sequence ATGCGCAATATTTCGATCAATCAGCTCGATGACACGCCTCGCACGGTCGTGGCCATCGGTACCGATTATTCCCACGGCTACCTACTACCGTTTCATACGCATCGCCGTGGGCAATTGCTCTACGGCGCAACAGGCGTGATGCAAGTCAGCACCCGGAACGGTAACTGGGTGGTGCCGCCGCAGCGCGCGGTGTGGATTCCACCGGGCGTGGCCCATGAGGTGTTGATGCTCGGGGTGAGCACGCGCAGTGTGTATGTCGAACCGGGCAACGTGGATCTGGGGCCGGACTGCCAAGTGCTCAATGTGTCGCCGCTGCTGCGGCATTTGCTGATGGAAGCGGTGGACGTGCCACTGATGTACGACCAGGCCGGACGCGACGGTGTGCTGATCAACTTGCTGTTGCATGAACTGGCACGCAGCGCGCCCCTTGCCCTACACATTCCCATGCCCGCCGAAGGAAAACTCCTCAGTCTGTGTCAGACCTTTCTGAACATGCCCAATGCCCACCAATCGCCGCAGGATTGGGCCGATCAGTTACACATAAGCTTGCGAACCTTTAACAGATTGTTTCGGCAGCAGACCGGGCTCAGCTTTCGTCAGTGGCGCCAGCAGGCGTGCGTCGTGCGGGCGTTGGCACGGTTGGCGACGGGGGAAGCGGTGACGCGGATTGCCCTGGACTTCGGCTATGAGAGCCCGGCGGCGTTTTCGACGATGTTTCGGCGTGTGCTGGGACAGGCACCGTCCGTCTGGTTGGAGCCGACGAACTAG
- a CDS encoding type II toxin-antitoxin system RelE/ParE family toxin, producing MPTEVQDVFGHALDLAQCGLKYSDAKPLKGFGGAGVLELIEDFDTDTYRAIYTVRFGSAIYVLHCFQKKSKSGIKTAQSDIDLIRNRLRAAQEHAKGSENHED from the coding sequence ATGCCCACAGAGGTCCAAGACGTTTTTGGTCACGCACTGGATCTGGCTCAATGTGGCCTGAAGTATTCAGATGCAAAGCCATTGAAAGGGTTCGGAGGCGCAGGTGTCCTGGAGTTGATAGAAGACTTCGACACTGACACCTACCGCGCCATTTATACGGTTCGTTTTGGCAGTGCAATTTACGTTTTGCACTGCTTTCAGAAAAAGTCGAAAAGCGGGATTAAAACCGCCCAGTCGGACATTGATCTGATCAGAAACAGACTTCGAGCCGCCCAGGAACATGCGAAAGGATCAGAAAACCATGAAGATTGA
- a CDS encoding helix-turn-helix domain-containing protein, producing the protein MKIEVGSGNVYHDLDLPNASEMQVKSQLAAKIGAIIKARHLTQIQASEILGLSQPKLSEMLRGKFRGISEAKMMECLSRLGRDVQIVVKSAPRSRKEGRIEVVFA; encoded by the coding sequence ATGAAGATTGAAGTAGGTAGCGGAAACGTCTATCACGATCTGGACTTACCCAATGCAAGTGAAATGCAGGTGAAGTCGCAGCTCGCAGCGAAAATTGGCGCAATCATTAAGGCGCGTCATCTCACTCAGATTCAGGCGTCAGAAATCTTGGGACTCTCACAACCCAAGCTTTCCGAAATGTTGCGTGGCAAATTTCGCGGAATCAGTGAGGCCAAAATGATGGAATGCCTTTCACGTCTCGGACGAGATGTGCAAATTGTAGTCAAATCGGCCCCCCGATCACGGAAAGAGGGCCGTATTGAAGTGGTATTCGCTTGA
- a CDS encoding MBL fold metallo-hydrolase — MANPVSLPDKTPTPEASRQDQGLFRNHAPVQREGLRKMLRIMWNMIFHKPRDTRPSAAIPVQPLTREDLLAAPNHSVYRLGHSTLLLKMRDKFWITDPVFAERASPVQWAGPKRFHQPPISIDELPPIEAVILSHNHYDHLDYEAVLKLAAKTTYFLTPLGVGDTLIKWGVDASKVRQYDWWQGTEIAGIRFIATPSQHFSGRGLFDGNSTLWASWVMIDADTRIFFSGDSGYFDGFKRIGEQYGPFDLTLMETGAYNVEWPHVHMQPEETLQAHIDLKGRWLFPIHNGTFDLAMHAWHEPFDRILALAWERSIAITTPRMGEAFNIAHPQRGSAWWMAVEEEGEALAQNA; from the coding sequence ATGGCCAATCCAGTCTCACTCCCGGATAAAACTCCCACGCCTGAAGCCTCGCGCCAGGATCAAGGGCTGTTTCGCAATCATGCGCCGGTTCAGCGCGAAGGCCTGCGCAAAATGCTGCGGATCATGTGGAACATGATTTTCCACAAACCGCGCGACACCCGTCCGAGCGCCGCCATTCCTGTACAGCCGCTGACCCGTGAAGATCTGCTCGCAGCGCCCAATCACAGCGTTTACCGCTTGGGACACTCGACGCTGTTGCTGAAGATGCGCGACAAATTCTGGATCACCGACCCGGTCTTCGCCGAGCGCGCCTCGCCGGTGCAATGGGCGGGTCCGAAACGCTTCCACCAACCACCGATCAGCATTGACGAGCTGCCACCGATCGAAGCGGTGATCCTCTCGCACAATCATTACGACCATCTCGACTATGAAGCGGTACTCAAACTCGCCGCCAAAACCACTTACTTCCTGACTCCGCTGGGCGTGGGCGACACCCTGATCAAATGGGGCGTCGACGCCAGCAAGGTGCGCCAGTACGACTGGTGGCAGGGCACCGAAATCGCCGGTATCCGCTTCATCGCCACCCCATCGCAGCACTTCTCCGGCCGTGGCCTGTTCGACGGCAACAGCACGCTGTGGGCGTCATGGGTGATGATCGACGCCGACACACGAATCTTCTTCAGCGGCGACAGCGGTTACTTCGACGGCTTCAAACGCATCGGCGAACAATACGGCCCGTTCGACCTGACCCTGATGGAAACCGGCGCCTACAACGTCGAATGGCCCCACGTGCACATGCAACCGGAAGAAACCCTGCAAGCCCACATCGACCTCAAGGGCCGCTGGCTCTTCCCGATCCACAACGGCACCTTCGACCTGGCCATGCACGCCTGGCACGAACCGTTCGACCGCATTCTTGCCCTCGCGTGGGAACGCAGTATTGCGATTACCACACCGCGAATGGGGGAGGCGTTCAACATTGCGCATCCACAACGGGGGAGTGCGTGGTGGATGGCGGTTGAAGAGGAGGGGGAGGCGCTTGCTCAGAATGCCTGA
- a CDS encoding XRE family transcriptional regulator, whose amino-acid sequence MASLAMNHVLERIALFQFTPTHCVQARAMLGWSVEQLSREAEVAVVDIQRFEAQQDVADAARLALAYRFEAQGLVFFPGFAPGRSVRAQAMAGESVGRGEFAMAD is encoded by the coding sequence ATGGCCTCTCTTGCGATGAACCACGTCCTCGAACGCATTGCCCTTTTCCAGTTCACCCCGACCCACTGCGTCCAGGCCCGCGCCATGCTGGGCTGGAGCGTTGAACAACTGTCGCGCGAGGCCGAAGTGGCGGTGGTAGATATCCAGCGGTTCGAAGCGCAGCAGGACGTGGCGGACGCCGCGAGACTGGCACTGGCTTATCGGTTTGAAGCGCAGGGGTTGGTGTTCTTCCCCGGGTTTGCACCGGGGCGCAGTGTCAGGGCGCAGGCTATGGCGGGGGAATCGGTGGGGCGTGGGGAGTTTGCGATGGCTGACTGA
- a CDS encoding sulfite exporter TauE/SafE family protein, producing MFYLLLALFGCLTGISAVLFGFGGGFVIVPLLYRMLTASHAADDPIAQSAMHIAVATSTCVMIVNALIATRKHQRAGNLLREYLWPLGGFIGVGAIVGAIAAMWVNGQVIRYAFIAYIGVTIVDCLLRQGFLTQSQTTFPRRLTMTETSAGGVGIGAVATFLGVGGSVMTVPLLRRCGLSMSQATSLANPLSVPVALAGTLTYMALAGFTGADLGVWYIGYVDVLAFALLTVGSLLGIRLAARWIGRIPDRMHAQIYVGLLMLVMLGMWTR from the coding sequence ATGTTCTACCTCCTGCTTGCACTGTTCGGCTGCCTCACCGGCATCAGCGCCGTGCTCTTCGGTTTCGGCGGCGGGTTCGTCATCGTGCCTCTGCTCTATCGCATGCTCACCGCCAGCCACGCAGCTGACGACCCCATCGCGCAATCGGCCATGCACATCGCCGTGGCCACCTCGACCTGCGTGATGATCGTCAACGCCCTGATCGCCACACGCAAACACCAACGCGCGGGCAATCTGCTCAGGGAATATCTTTGGCCATTGGGCGGGTTTATCGGCGTGGGCGCGATCGTCGGCGCCATCGCTGCGATGTGGGTCAACGGCCAAGTCATCCGCTACGCCTTCATCGCCTATATAGGCGTGACCATCGTCGATTGCCTGCTGCGCCAAGGATTTCTCACACAGTCCCAAACCACTTTCCCACGGCGACTGACCATGACGGAAACATCCGCCGGCGGTGTAGGCATCGGCGCCGTCGCAACCTTCCTCGGCGTAGGAGGAAGCGTCATGACCGTGCCGCTGCTGCGCCGTTGCGGGTTGAGCATGTCGCAAGCCACATCGCTGGCCAATCCGCTCAGCGTGCCGGTAGCGTTGGCCGGCACACTGACGTACATGGCGCTGGCCGGTTTCACCGGGGCTGATCTGGGCGTTTGGTATATCGGGTATGTCGATGTGCTGGCGTTTGCGCTGCTGACGGTTGGCTCGTTGCTGGGGATCAGATTGGCAGCGCGGTGGATTGGGCGGATACCGGATAGAATGCATGCCCAAATCTATGTTGGCTTACTTATGCTAGTGATGCTGGGTATGTGGACGAGATGA